From Mytilus edulis chromosome 8, xbMytEdul2.2, whole genome shotgun sequence, one genomic window encodes:
- the LOC139485151 gene encoding uncharacterized protein isoform X2, with protein sequence MTEHGGINVGDKFSSFSALNTRIRQYEVQNNIEFYKRDSRTIESARKRGIKRELSEDLQFYQIRYSCINGGKEHNSKTNGERPKQSSFRKGCPAYFSVGVSEDGKFLVVKSIEDHHNHVISKGLFEMLPRERRLPEEELKEAEKLVSLQVNNKLMRDHLQDKTGKKVILKDISNIISKVNASKKSDNIESLVSKLKKTGSVVEVFHDFNNQVQGVFYQDEEMQKIFSAYCDIVFVDATYKLNDLRMPLYVIMIEDSLGQSEVAAICLLNSEEKPVLQHLIKCFQKHNPDSSGIKVIMADKDIVERDVFKEEFPDASLLICKFHVLRTFNREITTEKMGISSAQRYVALELIQKLVHSSSEEDYNANLKLIETTCPRQIFNYIDTNWHNIRNEWVLGLTYFEGSLMNTTNNRIESFNQKLKQVIKLYSGLDLFFENFISLIGTLRNERDYKGSVEIQKVPVHIKAMNTTSAEYKYSQLLTGYASYFVIDELKKARKMETIFKTTNSTSHSDDDMELNTNSCTCNFRKSMGLPCKHIFFARLIISIELYDTELCVSRWTRSYYRENTRLFSTMVSSSKTFCSSSSNVSQVVDTRNTTLHVLSENQKYKKAFFVAQNLAAACSAVGMKEFISRMKLLTEIEELWKNNHTVEVEESCTAKAEPVFALDIDKQVPVYIDEVHAVSNESTVEADSCFILEGQTIVPENASVPCIDIVLEEHTTFPENTGVEFIDISVPTTSHRANSKASVYNDDLSIAVQEFLHTIADQSAALCAEKGTCRIDGDEVKNCLDKLLPSAEMLLNLNNQAAAKPYFTEEGWLTVESILRILEDQYLKQIKRKEFPSNVSQKKGKGKKTSRKNCSPTKGIESEGNNRKRKRDVPDLENNICNDKDDTITFFPNVMETMQSLRGEIIDFIKMYDPKKVLPRVGNPINTVFKYHDGTRSLSDDQRDSITQYLCTFQEVRSLSHIDNASLIHSLIEFIIKRKTENDLHQNNESLSDLKMPTKQKRKGRPKGSQQTVIGLPKKRGKNKLIPFFKRTVDEKEREILSWLVSVDSVMKASGGTLLDEEDLVGLSEDSLPYRCLDDYVDLTIVQKNFTSSAWLFILSIVKEKQQKGGYIFFVHTVMFLLLQKMMMLLNVTFVCYGGI encoded by the exons ATGACTGAACACGGCGGTATTAATGTCGGGGATAAATTTTCCAGTTTTTCAGCTCTTAACACGCGAATTCGACAGTATGAAGTACAAAACAATATCGAATTCTATAAAAGGGATTCAAGAACAATTGAATCCGCAAGGAAAAGGGGAATTAAAAGGGAATTGAGCGAGGACCTCCAGTTTTATCAAATCCGATATAGCTGTATAAATGGCGGAAAAGAACACAACAGCAAAACTAATGGAGAAAGACCTAAACAAAG CTCATTCAGGAAAGGTTGTCCAGCATATTTTTCAGTGGGTGTGTCAGAAGATGGAAAGTTTTTGGTTGTGAAAAGCATTGAAGACCATCATAATCATGTGATATCAAAG GGTTTGTTTGAAATGCTCCCCCGTGAGAGGAGACTACCAGAAGAGGAGCTAAAGGAAGCAGAAAAACTGGTTTCCTTACAGGTGAACAACAAGCTGATGAGGGATCACTTGCAGGATAAAACTGGAAAAAAAGTTATCCTGAAAGACATCAGCAACATAATTTCAAAAGTCAATGCCAGCAAGAAGTCAGATAACATTGAAAGTCTTGTCAGTAAATTAAAGAAGACAG GATCTGTTGTTGAAGTTTTTCATGATTTCAATAACCAAGTACAAGGAGTTTTCTACCAAGATGAGgaaatgcaaaaaatattttcGGCTTACTGTGATATTGTCTTTGTTGATGCCACATACAAGCTTAATGACCTCAGGATGCCACTGTATGTCATTATGATAGAAGACAGCTTAGGACAGAGTGAGGTTGCAGCAATTTGCTTACTTAACTCTGAAGAAAAGCCAGTTCTACAGCACCTTATAAAATGCTTTCAAAAGCATAATCCAGACTCCTCTGGGATAAAAGTAATAATGGCAGATAAAGATATAGTAGAAAGAGATGTTTTTAAAGAAGAATTTCCAGATGCTTCTCTGCTCATTTGTAAATTCCATGTATTAAGAACATTTAACCGTGAAATAACCACAGAAAAAATGGGCATTTCATCTGCCCAACGGTATGTTGCTTTAGAATTAATCCAGAAACTAGTACACAGCAGTTCAGAAGAAGATTATAATGCTAACCTTAAACTCATTGAGACAACATGTCCCAGGCAGATATTTAACTATATTGATACTAACTGGCATAATATACGCAATGAATGGGTTTTAGGGCTGACTTATTTCGAAGGATCTCTTATGAACACTACTAACAACAGAATTGAATCGTTCAACCAAAAGTTAAAACAAGTTATTAAGCTGTATTCTGGCCTTGACTTATTTTTTGAAAACTTTATTTCATTGATAGGCACACTAAGAAATGAAAGAGACTATAAAGGAAGTGTAGAGATTCAAAAAGTACCTGTTCACATAAAGGCAATGAATACCACATCTGCAGAATATAAGTATTCACAGCTCTTGACAGGCTATGCTAGTTATTTCGTTATAGATGAGTTAAAGAAGGCTAGAAAAATGGAGACCATTTTTAAAACAACCAACAGTACTAGTCACTCTGATGATGATATGGAACTTAATACaaattcatgtacatgtaattttagAAAGTCGATGGGACTACCATGCaagcatattttttttgcaaGGTTGATAATAAGTATTGAGTTATATGACACTGAGTTATGTGTAAGCAGATGGACTCGTTCATATTATAGGGAAAATACAAGACTTTTCAGTACAATGGTTTCTTCAAGTAAGACATTTTGTAGCAGTTCAAGCAATGTATCACAGGTTGTAGATACAAGAAATACCACATTACATGTATTATCAGAGAATCAGAAATATAAAAAGGCATTCTTTGTTGCTCAGAACTTAGCAGCTGCTTGTTCTGCTGTTGGAATGAAGGAATTTATTTCAAGAATGAAACTGTTGACGGAAATAGAAGAGCTGTGGAAAAACAATCACACAGTTGAAGTTGAAGAATCATGTACCG CAAAAGCAGAGCCTGTGTTTGCTTTGGATATTGATAAGCAAGTACCAGTGTATATTGATGAAGTCCATGCAGTCTCAAATG AGTCCACTGTAGAAGCAGATAGCTGTTTTATTCTTGAAGGACAGACAATAGTTCCTGAAAATGCTAGTGTTCCATGTATTGACATTGTTCTTGAGGAACATACTACTTTTCCTGAAAATACTGGTGTTGAATTTATTGACA TTTCAGTTCCTACAACCAGTCATAGAGCAAATAGTAAAGCTAGTGTATATAATGATGATCTTAGTATAGCGGTTCAAG aatTTCTTCACACAATAGCTGACCAATCAGCTGCTCTTTGTGCTGAAAAGGGTACATGCAGAATTGATGGAGATGAAGTGAAGAATTGTTTGGATAAATTGCTACCATCAGCTGAAATGTTATTAAATCTCAATAATCAGGCAGCAGCCAAACCATATTTCACAGAGGAGGGCTGGTTGACAGTAGAAAGTATATTAAGAATACTTGAAG ATCAATATTTGAAGCAAATAAAAAGGAAAGAGTTTCCATCCAATGTTTCACAAAAGAAAGGAAAAG gcaaaaaaacttcaagaaaaaacTGTTCTCCAACCAAAGGTATAGAAAGTGAAGGAAATAATAGGAAAAGGAAGAGGGACGTACCAGATCTTGAAAACAACATTTGTAATGATAAGGATGACACTATTACTTTCTTTCCTAATGTAATGGAAACCATGCAAAGCTTGAGAGGAGAAATTATTGATTTCATTAAAATGTATGACCCCAAAAAAGTTCTGCCTCGAGTAGGAAATCCTATAAATACGGTGTTCAAATACCATGATGGGACTAGAAGTTTGAGTGATGATCAAAGAGACAGTATTACACAGTATTTATGTACTTTCCAAGAAGTTCGATCATTGTCTCATATAGATAATGCCAGTCTCATCCACAGCCTCATTGAGTTTATTATCAAAAGAAAAACTGAAAATGATCTTCATCAGAACA atGAAAGCCTTAGTGATTTAAAGATGCCaaccaaacaaaaaagaaaggGGAGGCCAAAAGGAAGCCAACAGACTGTTATTGGTTTACCAAAAAAAAGAGGAAAGAACAAACTTATTCCTTTCTTTAAAAGAACAGTTGATGAAAAAGAAAGAG aaatacTTAGTTGGTTAGTTAGTGTAGATAGTGTAATGAAGGCATCAGGAGGGACATTACTGGATGAAGAAGATTTGGTTGGATTATCGGAGGACTCATTACCTTACCGATGTTTAGATGATTATGTTGATTTGACAATTGTTCAAAAAAATTTCACTTCATCTGCATGGTTGTTTATATTAtctattgtaaaagaaaaacaacaaaagggTGGATATATATTCTTTGTACATACTGTAATGTTTTTATTACTACAGAAAATGATGATGCTGTTGAATGTGACTTTTGTTTGTTATGGTGGCATATAA
- the LOC139485151 gene encoding uncharacterized protein isoform X1 yields MTEHGGINVGDKFSSFSALNTRIRQYEVQNNIEFYKRDSRTIESARKRGIKRELSEDLQFYQIRYSCINGGKEHNSKTNGERPKQSSFRKGCPAYFSVGVSEDGKFLVVKSIEDHHNHVISKGLFEMLPRERRLPEEELKEAEKLVSLQVNNKLMRDHLQDKTGKKVILKDISNIISKVNASKKSDNIESLVSKLKKTGSVVEVFHDFNNQVQGVFYQDEEMQKIFSAYCDIVFVDATYKLNDLRMPLYVIMIEDSLGQSEVAAICLLNSEEKPVLQHLIKCFQKHNPDSSGIKVIMADKDIVERDVFKEEFPDASLLICKFHVLRTFNREITTEKMGISSAQRYVALELIQKLVHSSSEEDYNANLKLIETTCPRQIFNYIDTNWHNIRNEWVLGLTYFEGSLMNTTNNRIESFNQKLKQVIKLYSGLDLFFENFISLIGTLRNERDYKGSVEIQKVPVHIKAMNTTSAEYKYSQLLTGYASYFVIDELKKARKMETIFKTTNSTSHSDDDMELNTNSCTCNFRKSMGLPCKHIFFARLIISIELYDTELCVSRWTRSYYRENTRLFSTMVSSSKTFCSSSSNVSQVVDTRNTTLHVLSENQKYKKAFFVAQNLAAACSAVGMKEFISRMKLLTEIEELWKNNHTVEVEESCTASSAKAEPVFALDIDKQVPVYIDEVHAVSNESTVEADSCFILEGQTIVPENASVPCIDIVLEEHTTFPENTGVEFIDISVPTTSHRANSKASVYNDDLSIAVQEFLHTIADQSAALCAEKGTCRIDGDEVKNCLDKLLPSAEMLLNLNNQAAAKPYFTEEGWLTVESILRILEDQYLKQIKRKEFPSNVSQKKGKGKKTSRKNCSPTKGIESEGNNRKRKRDVPDLENNICNDKDDTITFFPNVMETMQSLRGEIIDFIKMYDPKKVLPRVGNPINTVFKYHDGTRSLSDDQRDSITQYLCTFQEVRSLSHIDNASLIHSLIEFIIKRKTENDLHQNNESLSDLKMPTKQKRKGRPKGSQQTVIGLPKKRGKNKLIPFFKRTVDEKEREILSWLVSVDSVMKASGGTLLDEEDLVGLSEDSLPYRCLDDYVDLTIVQKNFTSSAWLFILSIVKEKQQKGGYIFFVHTVMFLLLQKMMMLLNVTFVCYGGI; encoded by the exons ATGACTGAACACGGCGGTATTAATGTCGGGGATAAATTTTCCAGTTTTTCAGCTCTTAACACGCGAATTCGACAGTATGAAGTACAAAACAATATCGAATTCTATAAAAGGGATTCAAGAACAATTGAATCCGCAAGGAAAAGGGGAATTAAAAGGGAATTGAGCGAGGACCTCCAGTTTTATCAAATCCGATATAGCTGTATAAATGGCGGAAAAGAACACAACAGCAAAACTAATGGAGAAAGACCTAAACAAAG CTCATTCAGGAAAGGTTGTCCAGCATATTTTTCAGTGGGTGTGTCAGAAGATGGAAAGTTTTTGGTTGTGAAAAGCATTGAAGACCATCATAATCATGTGATATCAAAG GGTTTGTTTGAAATGCTCCCCCGTGAGAGGAGACTACCAGAAGAGGAGCTAAAGGAAGCAGAAAAACTGGTTTCCTTACAGGTGAACAACAAGCTGATGAGGGATCACTTGCAGGATAAAACTGGAAAAAAAGTTATCCTGAAAGACATCAGCAACATAATTTCAAAAGTCAATGCCAGCAAGAAGTCAGATAACATTGAAAGTCTTGTCAGTAAATTAAAGAAGACAG GATCTGTTGTTGAAGTTTTTCATGATTTCAATAACCAAGTACAAGGAGTTTTCTACCAAGATGAGgaaatgcaaaaaatattttcGGCTTACTGTGATATTGTCTTTGTTGATGCCACATACAAGCTTAATGACCTCAGGATGCCACTGTATGTCATTATGATAGAAGACAGCTTAGGACAGAGTGAGGTTGCAGCAATTTGCTTACTTAACTCTGAAGAAAAGCCAGTTCTACAGCACCTTATAAAATGCTTTCAAAAGCATAATCCAGACTCCTCTGGGATAAAAGTAATAATGGCAGATAAAGATATAGTAGAAAGAGATGTTTTTAAAGAAGAATTTCCAGATGCTTCTCTGCTCATTTGTAAATTCCATGTATTAAGAACATTTAACCGTGAAATAACCACAGAAAAAATGGGCATTTCATCTGCCCAACGGTATGTTGCTTTAGAATTAATCCAGAAACTAGTACACAGCAGTTCAGAAGAAGATTATAATGCTAACCTTAAACTCATTGAGACAACATGTCCCAGGCAGATATTTAACTATATTGATACTAACTGGCATAATATACGCAATGAATGGGTTTTAGGGCTGACTTATTTCGAAGGATCTCTTATGAACACTACTAACAACAGAATTGAATCGTTCAACCAAAAGTTAAAACAAGTTATTAAGCTGTATTCTGGCCTTGACTTATTTTTTGAAAACTTTATTTCATTGATAGGCACACTAAGAAATGAAAGAGACTATAAAGGAAGTGTAGAGATTCAAAAAGTACCTGTTCACATAAAGGCAATGAATACCACATCTGCAGAATATAAGTATTCACAGCTCTTGACAGGCTATGCTAGTTATTTCGTTATAGATGAGTTAAAGAAGGCTAGAAAAATGGAGACCATTTTTAAAACAACCAACAGTACTAGTCACTCTGATGATGATATGGAACTTAATACaaattcatgtacatgtaattttagAAAGTCGATGGGACTACCATGCaagcatattttttttgcaaGGTTGATAATAAGTATTGAGTTATATGACACTGAGTTATGTGTAAGCAGATGGACTCGTTCATATTATAGGGAAAATACAAGACTTTTCAGTACAATGGTTTCTTCAAGTAAGACATTTTGTAGCAGTTCAAGCAATGTATCACAGGTTGTAGATACAAGAAATACCACATTACATGTATTATCAGAGAATCAGAAATATAAAAAGGCATTCTTTGTTGCTCAGAACTTAGCAGCTGCTTGTTCTGCTGTTGGAATGAAGGAATTTATTTCAAGAATGAAACTGTTGACGGAAATAGAAGAGCTGTGGAAAAACAATCACACAGTTGAAGTTGAAGAATCATGTACCG cATCATCAGCAAAAGCAGAGCCTGTGTTTGCTTTGGATATTGATAAGCAAGTACCAGTGTATATTGATGAAGTCCATGCAGTCTCAAATG AGTCCACTGTAGAAGCAGATAGCTGTTTTATTCTTGAAGGACAGACAATAGTTCCTGAAAATGCTAGTGTTCCATGTATTGACATTGTTCTTGAGGAACATACTACTTTTCCTGAAAATACTGGTGTTGAATTTATTGACA TTTCAGTTCCTACAACCAGTCATAGAGCAAATAGTAAAGCTAGTGTATATAATGATGATCTTAGTATAGCGGTTCAAG aatTTCTTCACACAATAGCTGACCAATCAGCTGCTCTTTGTGCTGAAAAGGGTACATGCAGAATTGATGGAGATGAAGTGAAGAATTGTTTGGATAAATTGCTACCATCAGCTGAAATGTTATTAAATCTCAATAATCAGGCAGCAGCCAAACCATATTTCACAGAGGAGGGCTGGTTGACAGTAGAAAGTATATTAAGAATACTTGAAG ATCAATATTTGAAGCAAATAAAAAGGAAAGAGTTTCCATCCAATGTTTCACAAAAGAAAGGAAAAG gcaaaaaaacttcaagaaaaaacTGTTCTCCAACCAAAGGTATAGAAAGTGAAGGAAATAATAGGAAAAGGAAGAGGGACGTACCAGATCTTGAAAACAACATTTGTAATGATAAGGATGACACTATTACTTTCTTTCCTAATGTAATGGAAACCATGCAAAGCTTGAGAGGAGAAATTATTGATTTCATTAAAATGTATGACCCCAAAAAAGTTCTGCCTCGAGTAGGAAATCCTATAAATACGGTGTTCAAATACCATGATGGGACTAGAAGTTTGAGTGATGATCAAAGAGACAGTATTACACAGTATTTATGTACTTTCCAAGAAGTTCGATCATTGTCTCATATAGATAATGCCAGTCTCATCCACAGCCTCATTGAGTTTATTATCAAAAGAAAAACTGAAAATGATCTTCATCAGAACA atGAAAGCCTTAGTGATTTAAAGATGCCaaccaaacaaaaaagaaaggGGAGGCCAAAAGGAAGCCAACAGACTGTTATTGGTTTACCAAAAAAAAGAGGAAAGAACAAACTTATTCCTTTCTTTAAAAGAACAGTTGATGAAAAAGAAAGAG aaatacTTAGTTGGTTAGTTAGTGTAGATAGTGTAATGAAGGCATCAGGAGGGACATTACTGGATGAAGAAGATTTGGTTGGATTATCGGAGGACTCATTACCTTACCGATGTTTAGATGATTATGTTGATTTGACAATTGTTCAAAAAAATTTCACTTCATCTGCATGGTTGTTTATATTAtctattgtaaaagaaaaacaacaaaagggTGGATATATATTCTTTGTACATACTGTAATGTTTTTATTACTACAGAAAATGATGATGCTGTTGAATGTGACTTTTGTTTGTTATGGTGGCATATAA